The following proteins are co-located in the Rattus norvegicus strain BN/NHsdMcwi chromosome X, GRCr8, whole genome shotgun sequence genome:
- the LOC102556957 gene encoding LOW QUALITY PROTEIN: uncharacterized protein LOC102556957 (The sequence of the model RefSeq protein was modified relative to this genomic sequence to represent the inferred CDS: inserted 1 base in 1 codon; deleted 1 base in 1 codon; substituted 4 bases at 4 genomic stop codons), producing MGQTVTTPLSMTQDHWTDVRVRGRNLSVVVKKQPWLTYCSSEWPTFGVGWPSVGTFDLPTIRAVKAIVFQEGAVSHLDQQPYILVWEDLARSPPLWVRPFIPPLRPGTKVLTIREYGVKEKTTPKSDEESERSPPPARPSKIYPEIEEPLTWPDIPWLPPYPQAPQPPADPMALPSAPPTAQAPGIGGAGPSARTRIRRGAFLEGPADSTIALPLRAVGAPPTDQNNLQILQYWPFSSSDLYNWKTNHPSFSENPTGLKSLIESLMFSHQPTWDDCQQILQTLFTTEERERILLEAQKNVRDEAGRPVQTPVEIEEGFPLIRPHWDYKTAQGREWLSNYRRALVAGLRGAARRPTNLSKVREVMQGATEPPSVFLERLMETXEIYXPFDPTSEGQRASVIMAFIGQSAPDIRRKLQRIEGLQDYTMRDVVKEAEKVYHKRETEEEKIERERRGKREDEDRRDQRQEKVLTKILDAVGERDRRDRTRQIGNLGDRKRQEPRRPGGDRLSLGRNQCRICKGIGHWAFECPKKKQGVKALSLGDDEDXGKRGLVPLPEPRVTLDVEGTPIHFLVDTGAEFSVLRTPLGKLKRGEKTVVIGATGQKSYPWTTSRTVDLGQNRVTHSFLVIPECPMPLLGRDLLTKLKANISFASHHPEVTWTGGEPRALALSLQLGEEYRLYQNKPRLPKGIQDWLDQFPSAWAEMGGMGMAKQVPPVVIELKSGATPIRVRQYPMSREAREGIRPHITRLFQQGILVPCKSPWNTPLLPAKKPGTNDYRPVQDLREVNKRVQDIHPTVPNPYNLLSTLPPERIWYTVLDLKDAFFCLRLHPNSQPLFAFEWRDPKSGQVGQLTWTRLPQGFKNSPSLFDEALHRDLASFRAKNTQVTLLQYIDDLLVAGKTHKDCEIGTLNLLVELSKLGYRISAKKAQLCQREVTYLGYTLRDGQRWLTEARKQTVMQIPTPTTPRQVREFLGTAGFCRLWIPGFATVAAPLYSLTKEKGEFTWTRDHQLAFKTLKRALLQAPALALPDLSKPFILYIDERSGVARGVLTQALGPWKXPVAYLSKKLDPVASGWPSCLRAIAATAMLVKDADKLTMGQNVTIVAPHSLESIIRQPPDRWMTNAQMTHYQGLLLTECVNFGPPPAILNPATLLPEADEAPIHKCEEVLAEETGVRSDLTDQPWPGAMTWYTDGSSFMVEGKRRAGAAVVDGKAVIWASSLPEGTTAQRAELISLIQALKLAKGKTINIYTDSXYAFGTAPIYGAIYRQRGLLTSAGKDIKNKEEILSLLEAVHLPHKVAIIHCPGHKKGAGPIEKGNQMADQEAKKAAQGPMILTIKIQSQPETKETGKKTLEEEEGREYLADIHRLTHLGVKKLIELVKKSPYYIPGLKKAAENLVKNCHAYAFTNAGSNKLLEGRRLRGDRPGTYWETDFTAVKPAWYGNKYLLVFIDTFSGWVEAFPTKK from the exons atggGTCAGACTGTGACGACCCCTCTGTCTATGACTCAGGACCATTGGACGGACGTTAGGGTGAGAGGACGGAACCTATCAGTGGTAGTTAAAAAACAACCTTGGTTAACTTATTGTTCTTCAGAATGGCCCACGTTTGGTGTGGGATGGCCATCCGTGGGGACTTTTGATTTACCAACTATCAGGGCTGTGAAGGCTATTGTTTTTCAGGAAGGAGCGGTGTCTCACCTGGACCAACAGCCATACATCTTAGTATGGGAAGATTTGGCACGATCCCCACCCCTATGGGTCCGCCCATTCATCCCGCCCCTTCGTCCCGGCACTAAAGTCCTGACGATCCGGGAATATGGTGTAAAGGAGAAAACAACACCAAAATCTGATGAGGAGAGCGAGCGCAGCCCACCGCCTGCGAGACCCTCTAAGATCTACCCCGAGATTGAGGAGCCCCTTACGTGGCCAGATATCCCCTGGCTCCCGCCCTACCCGCAAGCTCCCCAACCCCCGGCTGATCCCatggctctgccctctgcccctcctACAGCTCAAGCCCCGGGAATTGGGGGAGCGGGGCCCTCAGCCAGAACGAGGATTCGGCGAGGAGCCTTCCTGGAGGGACCAGCAGATTCGACCATAGCACTCCCTCTCAGAGCGGTCGGAGCTCCACCTACTGACCAAAACAACTTACAGATATTACAGTATTGGCCTTTTTCCTCATCTGATCTTTATAACTGGAAAACTAACCACCCCTCTTTCTCTGAGAACCCCACAGGGCTCAAGAGCCTAATTGAATCACTGATGTTCTCCCACCAGCCGACGTGGGACGACTGTCAACAGATTTTACAAACCCTTTTCACCAccgaggagagggagaggattcTCCTCGAGGCTCAAAAAAATGTCCGAGATGAGGCTGGACGACCAGTCCAGACCCCGGTTGAGATAGAAGAAGGATTCCCATTGATCCGTCCCCATTGGGATTATAAAACCGCACAAGGTAGGGAATGGCTGTCCAATTATCGCCGGGCTCTGGTGGCGGGTCTCAGAGGTGCTGCACGTCGGCCCACCAATCTGTCCAAGGTAAGGGAGGTCATGCAAGGGGCAACAGAACCTCCTTCAGTTTTTCTAGAGAGGCTTATGGAGACATAGGAGATAT CCCCATTTGACCCTACGTCTGAGGGACAACGGGCTTCAGTGATTATGGCTTTTATTGGACAGTCAGCCCCAGACATCAGAAGGAAGCTACAACGGATTGAGGGGTTACAGGATTACACCATGAGAGATGTGgtaaaagaggcagagaaagtgtatcataagagagagacagaggaagagaagatagagagagaaagaagaggaaagagagaagacgAAGACAGAAGGGATCAGAGACAAGAGAAAGTTTTAACTAAGATTCTGGACGCAGTAGGAGAGCgagacaggagagacaggacCAGACAGATAGGGAACCTGGGAGACAGAAAAAGGCAGGAGCCAAGGAGGCCCGGAGGAGATCGACTGAGTCTGGGACGAAATCAGTGTAGGATCTGCAAAGGTATTGGCCATTGGGCATTTGAATGTCCCAAGAAGAAGCAGGGGGTGAAAGCATTGTCCCTAGGAGATGACGAAGACTAGGGGAAACGGGGCTTGGTCCCCCTTCCCGAGCCTAGGGTAACTTTAGACGTGGAGGGGACTCCCATACATTTCCTAGTCGACACAGGAGCTGAGTTTTCTGTTCTGCGAACGCCTTTGGGGAAGTTAAAAAGGGGTGAAAAGACTGTAGTAATTGGGGCCACTGGACAAAAATCGTACCCATGGACCACCTCTCGAACAGTGGATCTAGGACAGAACAGAGTGACTCATTCGTTCCTAGTCATACCGGAGTGCCCTATGCCCCTGCTAGGAAGAGACTTGCTAACTAAACTAAAAGCAAACATATcttttgcctctcaccatccaGAAGTAACCTGGACAGGAGGAGAGCCCCGGGCCCTAGCGTTGTCTCTACAATTAGGAGAAGAATACCGGCTCTACCAAAATAAACCGAGACTTCCCAAGGGAATCCAAGACTGGCTTGACCAATTCCCTAGTGCATGGGCGGAGATGGGGGGTATGGGGATGGCAAAACAAGTTCCCCCAGTGGTAATTGAGCTTAAGTCCGGAGCCACCCCCATAAGGGTCCGACAATACCCCATGAGTAGGGAAGCTAGGGAGGGCATACGCCCTCATATTACCCGACTCTTTCAACAAGGAATTTTGGTTCCATGCAAGTCTCCATGGAACACCCCCCTCCTCCCTGCAAAAAAACCAGGGACCAATGACTATCGCCCTGTACAGGATCTCAGAGAAGTTAATAAACGAGTCCAAGACATTCACCCGACAGTGCCAAATCCCTACAACTTACTCAGCACACTACCACCTGAGAGAATCTGGTATACTGTCTTAGACCTTaaggatgctttcttttgtctGAGATTACATCCCAACAGCCAACCTTTGTTTGCCTTTGAATGGCGCGACCCCAAGAGTGGACAAGTCGGACAGCTGACATGGACGAGGCTGCCCCAAGGATTCAAAAACTCACCTTCACTGTTCGATGAGGCCCTGCACCGTGACTTAGCCTCTTTTCGAGCCAAAAATACACAGGTAACTCTCTTGCAGTATATTGATGACCTCTTAGTGGCTGGGAAAACCCATAAAGACTGTGAAATTGGGACTCTAAACCTCCTGGTCGAGCTAAGCAAACTGGGATACCGGATCTCAGCCAAAAAGGCACAgttatgccaaagagaggtaacTTACTTGGGATACACCCTGAGAGATGGACAGAGAtggctcacagaggccagaaagcagACAGTGATGCAGATTCCAACTCCAACCACACCTCGCCAGGTGAGAGAATTTCTGGGCACTGCAGGGTTCTGTAGACTGTGGATCCCAGGGTTTGCGACTGTAGCAGCCCCCCTATACTCTTTGACTAAAGAAAAAGGAGAGTTTACCTGGACTAGAGACCACCAATTGGCTTTTAAGACTCTCAAGAGGGCACTGCTACAGGCCCCAGCACTAGCCCTACCAGATCTAAGCAAGCCTTTTATCCTATATATTGATGAGAGAAGTGGCGTGGCCAGAGGAGTCCTAACCCAGGCCTTAGGGCCTTGGAAATGACCAGTGGCCTACCTATCAAAGAAACTGGACCCTGTGGCTAGTGGGTGGCCTTCCTGTTTACGAGCCATAGCAGCAACAGCTATGCTGGTCAAAGACGCTGACAAGCTGACCATGGGACAGAATGTTACAATAGTGGCCCCACACTCGCTTGAGAGCATTATCCGACAGCCACCAGACCGCTGGATGACCAACGCACAGATGACTCACTACCAGGGTCTATTGCTGACTGAATGTGTAAACTTCGGCCCCCCA CCGGCTATCCTCAATCCTGCTACCCTGTTACCTGAGGCTGATGAAGCCCCTATACACAAATGTGAGGAGGTGCTGGCAGAAGAAACCGGAGTCCGGTCAGATCTCACAGACCAACCATGGCCAGGGGCAATGACTTGGTACACTGATGGAAGCAGCTTCATGGTGGAAGGTAAGAGGAGGGCCGGGGCAGCAGTGGTGGATGGAAAGGCCGTCATATGGGCCAGCAGTCTGCCTGAGGGTACAACGGCCCAAAGAGCAGAGCTCATCTCACTGATCCAGGCCCTAAAGCTGGCAAAAGGAAAGACTATTAATATTTACACAGACAGCTGATATGCCTTTGGTACAGCGCCTATCTATGGGGCAATATACCGGCAGCGTGGACTCTTAACATCTGCtggaaaagatattaaaaataaagaagagatccTTAGCCTGCTAGAGGCTGTTCACTTGCCCCATAAAGTGGCAATAATACATTGCCCAGGACACAAAAAAGGGGCCGGACCCatagaaaaaggaaatcaaatgGCAGACCAGGAGGCAAAGAAGGCAGCTCAGGGACCTATGATTTTGACAATAAAAATTCAATCTCAACCAGAGACCAAAGAAACTGGCAAAAAGACTCTCGAAGAAGAAGAAGGGCGAGAATATTTGGCTGATATACATCGCCTTACCCATCTGGGGGTTAAAAAGTTAATTGAATTGGTTAAGAAGTCCCCTTACTATATTCCTGGATTAAAGAAAGCTGCTGAGAATCTAGTCAAAAACTGCCACGCCTATGCGTTTACTAATGCTGGGTCCAACAAGCTCCTAGAAGGAAGGCGTTTGAGAGGAGATAGGCCTGGAACCTACTGGGAAACTGATTTTACGGCGGTAAAGCCTGCCTGGTATGGAAATAAATATCTACTTGTTTTTATAGACACTTTTTCAGGCTGGGTTGAAGCATTCCCTACAAAAAAATGA